A stretch of the Halobacteriovorax sp. DA5 genome encodes the following:
- a CDS encoding BLUF domain-containing protein, translating into MSKEYQIIYISEKTGDFKPEQDLDKIVSSSFRNNNARDVTGVLMYNSGFFFQVIEGKKDDVIYTYNKIILDPRHQNVNLLTDREIENRSFENWPLALVKLNDMDLDVIDHVIAWNDLINDSRRNEPISQEKVDRLIEALRYKIDMDTISSKAA; encoded by the coding sequence ATGAGCAAAGAATATCAAATCATTTATATCAGTGAAAAAACAGGCGATTTTAAGCCTGAGCAGGACTTGGATAAGATTGTCTCTTCGTCATTTCGAAATAATAATGCAAGAGATGTGACAGGTGTACTGATGTATAATAGTGGCTTCTTTTTTCAGGTTATTGAAGGAAAGAAAGATGATGTGATTTATACATATAATAAAATTATTTTGGATCCACGCCATCAAAATGTGAATTTATTGACTGATCGTGAGATCGAAAATAGAAGCTTTGAAAATTGGCCATTGGCCCTTGTTAAACTAAATGACATGGACTTAGATGTTATTGATCATGTGATTGCTTGGAATGATTTAATCAATGATTCCCGTCGAAATGAGCCAATATCTCAGGAGAAAGTGGATCGCTTGATCGAAGCATTGCGCTACAAAATTGATATGGATACAATCTCGTCAAAAGCTGCTTAG
- a CDS encoding TIGR03862 family flavoprotein, producing the protein MSNQVVVAIVGGGPAGLFCAFELLNSKIEGIEVHLYEQTGGVGKKFLVAGNSGLNLTHSEKQEEFAKKYFKDEARFRSLLKDFNANDLIEWANTLGTETFIGTSGRVFPKKMKAADILHQWMNSLKSHENFHLHLKHSLTNITADGDLIFKHDHSNKTQKADYYILAMGGGSWTKTGSDGAWMEYIEALGVKTAPLKAMNCGFEINWSKHFQDKVDRGFVKNIVVSNESQNARGEIMLTPYGVEGGAVYAISNGLRDELEKSVSTKLHIDFKPDLKRQDVIEKLSRRNKDSLTNRLRKNLNFDKIATSLLYEVLDRSKAQEDVNYLAAMVKDCEIEVLRARPMDEAISTSGGVCFESLNDDLSAIKNNQYYFVGEMLDFEAPTGGYLLQGCFSTAYRVVKSIKEKEGINV; encoded by the coding sequence ATGTCAAATCAAGTTGTCGTTGCCATTGTTGGAGGAGGCCCCGCAGGCCTCTTCTGTGCTTTTGAATTATTGAATTCTAAAATTGAGGGAATTGAGGTTCACCTGTATGAACAGACTGGTGGTGTCGGGAAGAAGTTCTTAGTCGCTGGAAATAGTGGTCTCAATCTCACTCATAGTGAGAAGCAAGAAGAGTTTGCTAAAAAATACTTTAAGGATGAAGCACGCTTTCGTTCTTTATTAAAAGACTTCAATGCTAATGATTTAATCGAATGGGCAAATACTCTTGGTACTGAGACATTTATTGGTACTAGTGGCAGAGTATTTCCAAAGAAAATGAAGGCCGCTGATATCTTACATCAATGGATGAATTCACTAAAGTCTCATGAAAATTTTCATCTTCATTTAAAACATAGTCTTACTAATATAACAGCTGATGGTGATTTAATCTTTAAGCACGATCATAGCAATAAGACGCAAAAAGCTGATTACTATATTTTGGCCATGGGTGGAGGAAGCTGGACTAAGACAGGTAGTGACGGTGCTTGGATGGAGTATATTGAAGCTCTCGGTGTGAAGACTGCACCACTAAAGGCCATGAATTGTGGTTTTGAAATCAATTGGTCTAAACACTTTCAAGATAAAGTTGATCGTGGCTTCGTTAAAAATATAGTTGTTTCTAATGAATCCCAGAACGCCAGAGGTGAGATCATGTTGACTCCTTACGGTGTTGAGGGGGGAGCCGTCTACGCTATTTCCAACGGACTTAGAGATGAATTAGAGAAATCAGTATCGACTAAACTCCACATCGACTTCAAACCAGACTTAAAGAGGCAAGATGTTATTGAGAAATTGTCTCGTAGAAATAAGGACTCATTAACTAATCGTCTAAGAAAGAACTTAAATTTCGATAAGATTGCAACTTCATTACTTTATGAAGTTCTTGATCGCTCAAAAGCACAGGAAGATGTTAATTACTTGGCAGCGATGGTTAAGGATTGTGAGATAGAAGTATTAAGGGCCAGACCAATGGATGAGGCCATTTCTACTTCTGGAGGTGTTTGTTTTGAATCATTGAATGATGACTTGTCAGCAATTAAAAATAATCAATATTACTTTGTAGGAGAGATGCTAGACTTTGAAGCACCAACTGGTGGCTATCTCTTACAGGGATGTTTTTCTACTGCATATCGAGTTGTGAAATCGATAAAGGAAAAAGAAGGTATCAATGTTTAA
- a CDS encoding PHB depolymerase family esterase — protein MMKFWATLVVIIFFLFKATLVYAGHPHFRTTYKLNVSQQGHPAALLELPRRYYQKEKWPLIVNVHGYTSSIFLQYMFTRLSFYKDVLGFMILTPEGRKDIEGEHYWNGGNFCCDFYKSGVDDTLYIKNLIDYIANDPRFNRVDMSRIYFFGHSNGGFFSYKMACTYPNYVTAVGVLGATLDLRDENGEVIIEQDPCPNVKAVPIFHIHGTKDKTIPFVGKDYYPEHPFGHIGAQEAVDKWIYHNRCNNQSDESRTNATWFVRGKETTIKTYGDCEDDAVIKFAVVKKGQHKEFLRLYFYRKMLKFFLKYSNVEAQ, from the coding sequence ATGATGAAATTCTGGGCCACGCTGGTGGTGATAATCTTCTTTTTATTTAAGGCCACTCTTGTTTATGCTGGCCACCCTCATTTTCGAACAACTTATAAATTAAATGTGTCACAACAAGGACATCCTGCGGCACTATTAGAGTTGCCTCGGCGCTATTATCAAAAAGAGAAATGGCCACTCATCGTAAATGTTCATGGCTACACAAGCTCAATTTTTCTGCAGTATATGTTTACTCGTCTTTCATTCTACAAGGACGTTCTTGGCTTCATGATTCTCACTCCAGAAGGGCGTAAGGATATTGAAGGTGAGCATTATTGGAACGGTGGAAATTTTTGTTGTGACTTTTATAAATCCGGTGTCGATGACACTCTCTATATAAAAAACCTTATCGACTATATAGCAAACGATCCTCGATTCAATCGAGTTGATATGAGTCGAATCTATTTCTTTGGACATTCTAATGGTGGATTCTTTTCTTATAAGATGGCCTGTACTTATCCTAATTATGTTACAGCAGTTGGAGTTTTGGGTGCAACTCTTGATCTTAGAGATGAAAATGGTGAGGTCATCATTGAACAGGATCCATGCCCTAATGTAAAGGCCGTGCCAATATTTCATATCCACGGCACAAAAGATAAAACCATTCCTTTTGTGGGTAAGGACTATTACCCTGAACATCCTTTTGGGCATATCGGGGCCCAGGAGGCCGTTGATAAGTGGATCTATCACAATCGATGTAATAACCAATCTGATGAAAGTCGCACTAATGCAACATGGTTTGTTCGTGGTAAGGAGACGACAATTAAAACATACGGTGACTGTGAAGATGATGCAGTAATTAAGTTTGCTGTGGTGAAGAAGGGACAGCATAAGGAGTTTTTAAGACTCTATTTTTATCGAAAAATGCTTAAGTTTTTTCTGAAGTATAGCAATGTAGAAGCACAATGA
- a CDS encoding ABC-F family ATP-binding cassette domain-containing protein — protein MISTSNVSLSFGGKKLFEDVNIKFTPGNCYGLIGANGAGKSTFIKVLSGEVEPNTGSINITPGERLSILKQDHFAYEEEQVLQAVLMGNEKLFSIMKEKDAIYMKEDFSDEDGMKAAELESEFAEMNGYEAESEAGILLSGLGIGTEYHYKYMKELTGPEKVKVLLAQALFGSPDILLLDEPTNNLDIKAIQWLENFLLNYEKTVIVVSHDRHFLNKVCTHIADIDFGKITTYAGNYDFWRKSSELAQRLRADQNKKAEDKAKELKAFIQRFSANASKSSQATSRQKQLEKLELTDLPQSTRKYPFVQFDPKREAGKEILRVEGISKTIDGVKLLDNVTFMLNKDDKIVLLGENDVAKSTLMKILMGEMEPDAGTVEWGVTITNSYFPKDNSSYFMDGKNDLVNWLRQYSENKDETFIRGFLGKMLFSGEEALKKTNVLSGGEKVRCMMSKLMLSGANVLLVDGPTDHLDLESITSVNEGFERFKGNLIFTSHDHEFIQTVANRIIDLDHTTGKVIEDKYVSYDDYLASKS, from the coding sequence ATGATTTCCACATCCAATGTCAGCTTAAGCTTTGGTGGCAAGAAGCTATTTGAAGACGTTAATATCAAATTTACTCCGGGTAACTGCTACGGTTTAATTGGTGCCAACGGTGCTGGTAAGTCTACATTCATCAAGGTTCTTTCTGGTGAAGTTGAGCCAAATACTGGTTCAATCAATATCACTCCAGGTGAGCGCCTTTCAATTCTAAAGCAGGATCACTTTGCGTACGAAGAAGAACAAGTTCTTCAAGCAGTTCTTATGGGTAACGAAAAACTTTTCTCAATTATGAAAGAGAAAGACGCAATCTATATGAAAGAAGATTTCAGTGATGAAGATGGAATGAAAGCAGCAGAGCTTGAAAGTGAGTTCGCTGAAATGAATGGTTACGAAGCCGAGTCTGAAGCAGGTATTCTTCTTTCTGGTCTTGGAATTGGAACTGAATACCACTACAAATATATGAAAGAGCTTACAGGGCCAGAGAAAGTTAAGGTTCTTCTTGCTCAAGCACTTTTTGGATCTCCAGATATTCTTCTTCTGGATGAGCCGACAAACAACCTTGATATCAAAGCGATTCAGTGGCTAGAAAACTTTCTTCTTAACTATGAAAAGACTGTAATTGTTGTTTCCCACGACCGTCACTTCCTAAACAAGGTTTGTACACATATTGCAGATATCGACTTTGGTAAGATCACTACTTACGCTGGTAACTACGACTTCTGGAGAAAATCTTCAGAACTTGCTCAGAGACTTCGTGCAGACCAAAATAAGAAAGCTGAAGATAAGGCCAAAGAACTTAAGGCCTTCATCCAAAGATTCTCTGCCAACGCTTCAAAGTCTTCTCAGGCGACTTCAAGACAAAAGCAACTTGAAAAGCTTGAGCTGACAGACCTTCCACAATCAACGAGAAAATACCCATTCGTACAATTCGATCCTAAGCGTGAAGCAGGAAAAGAAATTCTACGAGTAGAAGGAATCTCTAAAACGATTGATGGTGTTAAGCTACTTGATAATGTTACTTTCATGCTTAACAAAGACGATAAGATCGTTCTTCTTGGTGAAAATGACGTTGCAAAATCAACTCTTATGAAAATCCTTATGGGAGAAATGGAGCCAGATGCTGGAACTGTAGAATGGGGTGTAACAATCACGAATTCATATTTTCCAAAAGATAACTCAAGCTATTTCATGGATGGTAAGAACGACCTTGTAAACTGGCTAAGACAATACTCTGAAAACAAAGACGAAACATTTATTCGTGGCTTCCTTGGTAAGATGCTTTTCTCAGGAGAGGAAGCTCTTAAGAAGACAAATGTTCTTTCAGGGGGAGAGAAAGTTCGTTGTATGATGTCAAAGCTTATGCTTTCAGGTGCAAACGTACTTCTAGTTGACGGTCCAACAGACCACCTAGACCTAGAAAGTATTACATCAGTGAACGAAGGTTTCGAAAGATTTAAAGGTAACCTAATCTTTACTTCACATGACCATGAGTTCATTCAAACAGTAGCAAACCGTATTATCGACCTTGACCACACAACTGGAAAAGTTATTGAAGATAAGTACGTTAGTTACGATGATTACTTAGCATCAAAATCATAA